A stretch of Henckelia pumila isolate YLH828 chromosome 4, ASM3356847v2, whole genome shotgun sequence DNA encodes these proteins:
- the LOC140860656 gene encoding subtilisin-like protease, which produces MTYPHLCGIASLLRNVHPEWFPASIKFAIMTSTDQVNLARTHIEDQTLRPASVFATSSVHVNILKVIDPGLVYDLSPQDYLSDLCGLGYIDQEIDYIVNRDVTCSQISSIPEAQLNYPSFSVVVETISQACSRTVTNLRE; this is translated from the coding sequence ATGACATATCCTCACTTGTGTGGCATCGCATCATTGTTGAGAAACGTGCACCCGGAATGGTTCCCTGCTTCTATCAAATTCGCCATCATGACCTCCACCGATCAAGTTAACCTGGCCAGAACACACATCGAGGATCAAACTCTCCGTCCCGCCAGTGTTTTCGCCACCAGTTCAGTTCACGTAAACATACTCAAGGTCATCGATCCAGGTCTCGTTTACGACTTGAGCCCACAAGATTACCTGTCAGATTTATGTGGATTAGGATACATAGATCAAGAAATCGATTACATTGTCAATCGAGACGTAACTTGCTCACAGATTTCAAGTATCCCAGAAGCACAACTCAACTATCCATCATTTTCCGTGGTTGTTGAAACTATTTCTCAGGCATGTAGTCGGACAGTTACCAATTTGAGAGAGTAA